A stretch of Falco rusticolus isolate bFalRus1 chromosome 2, bFalRus1.pri, whole genome shotgun sequence DNA encodes these proteins:
- the TUBGCP5 gene encoding gamma-tubulin complex component 5 isoform X1, with protein sequence MATPLLASPGRRSRFEQEQDRAVRALVRCVTGLPEEELGGSRFQTALNFAWSNFRFHRFLDVNSHKVERTIEGIHEKLIVHSDLGKAASWKRLTEKFLNLPLPSVEETKTDTHYSILSLLLCLSDSPSNTTYVEKPRVKEVDSFLNDLCTFPRRCFECTFSPFQECEYEEVISNNTNYKKEEEFDWGKYLMEGEEIYFGPGVDTPDWSGESEEEEDTQPLSREDSGIQVDRTPLEDQDPNKKTVPNVSWKVGEPDARSWLEQHVVPQYWTGRAPRFSHSLHLHSNLAAVWDHHLYTSDPLYVPEERTLVTETQVIRETLWLLSGVKKLFIFQLNDGKVAVRNDIIVTHLTHNCLRSVLEQIAAYGQVVFRLQKFIDEVMGHSPESIMHGTASTPKKTTEAPFRTYQAFMWALYKYFISFKEELTEIEKCIINKDKTVTLSIVIDKLSPRLAQLKVLHKVFSTGVAEVPPDTRNVVRASHLLNTLYKAILEYDSVGEASEQTVSLLFSLWVETVRPYLQIVDEWIVHGNLFDPAKEFIIQRNKNVPVNHRDFWYATYTLYSVSEKTENEEKMSDNASASSGSDQAPSSRQHTMVSFLKPVLKQIIMAGKSMQLLKNLQCKDGSPQQAASRDAERKSLYTLFLESVQSRLRHGEESVPDIITEQQATKQSLIKMQSIAERHLELDDVHDPLLAINFARLYLEQSDFHEKFTGGDVCVDRSSESVTCQTFELTLRSCLYPHIDKEYLECCGNLMQTLKKDYRLVEYLQAMRNFFLLEAGDTMYDFYTSIFDKIREKETWQNVAFLNVQLQEAVGQRYPEDSARLSISFESVDTAKKKLPVHTLDGLTLSYKVPWPVDIVISLECQKIYNQVFLLLLQIKWAKYSLDVLRFDELVCAAENPEAKEGTVVEQRMLPLFGVQTESIKQQIHRMFLLRVKLMHFVNSLHNYIMTRILHSTGLEFQHQVEEAKDLDQLIKIHYRYLSTIHDRCLLREKVSFVKEAIMKVLNLVLMFADRWQAGLGAWKMESIEKMESDFKNCHMFLVTVLNKAVCRGSFPHLESLALSLMAGMEQS encoded by the exons ATGGCGACGCCGCTGCTGGCCTCGCCGGGCCGCCGCAGCCGGTTCGAGCAGGAGCAGGACCGGGCCGTCCGCGCGCTGGTGCGCTGCGTGACCGGCCTGcctgaggaggagctgggcgGCTCCCGGTTCCAGACAGCGCTGAATTTCGCTTGGTCCAACTTCAG ATTTCACCGTTTTCTTGATGTGAACAGTCACAAAGTGGAGAGGACGATAGAAGG AATTCATGAAAAATTGATAGTTCATTCTGACCTTGGAAAAGCTGCAAGCTGGAAGAGACTAACAGAAAAATTTCTGAACTTGCCACTCCCAAGTGTTGAAGAAACAAAG ACAGATACACACTATTCCATACTGTctcttctgttgtgtttgtCTGATTCTCCATCCAACACCACCTATGTGGAAAAACCAAGAGTCAAAGAAGTGG ATTCCTTTTTGAATGATCTCTGCACATTCCCTCGGCGGTGTTTTGAATGCACTTTCAGCCCATTCCAGGAATGTGAATATGAAGAGGTTATCTCAAACAACACTAATTACA aaaaggaagaagaatttgATTGGGGAAAGTATCTgatggaaggagaagaaatctACTTTGGCCCAGGTGTAGATACACCA GATTGGTCTGGAGAAagtgaagaggaggaagacacTCAGCCTTTGAGCAGAGAGGACTCTGGTATTCAAGTAGACAGGACACCTTTAGAAGACCAAGATCCAAATAAGAAAACAGTACCTAACGTTTCCTGGAAAG TTGGTGAACCCGATGCTCgcagctggctggagcagcatgTAGTTCCTCAGTACTGGACGGGAAGAGCTCCTCGCTTTTCACATAGTTTGCACTTGCATTCCAACCTGGCTGCAGTCTG GGACCACCACTTGTACACCAGTGATCCTTTATATGTGCCAGAGGAGAGAACACTAGTCACTGAAACTCAGGTTATACGGGAAACTCTCTG gcTACTTTCAGGagtgaaaaagctttttatatttCAGCTGAATGACGGAAAAGTGGCTGTGCGGAATGATATTATTGTAACTCATTTAACACAT aattGCCTGAGATCTGTATTGGAACAGATAGCGGCATATGGTCAAGTTGTGTTTAGGCTACAGAAGTTTATTGATGAAGTGATGGGACACAGCCCGGAAAGCATAATGCATGGAACAGCTTCTACTCCAAAGAAAACTACTGAAGCCCCATTCAGAACCTACCAAGCTTTTATGTGGGCcttgtataaatatttcattagctTTAAAGAAGAACTTACTGAAATTGAAAAATGCATAATCAACAAAG ataaaacagTCACACTTTCAATAGTAATAGATAAGTTGTCTCCCCggctggcacagctgaaggTGCTTCACAAAGTTTTCAGCACAGGAGTAGCGGAAGTGCCACCTGACACCAGAAATGTTGTACGAGCATCTCATCTGCTTAATACTCTCTACAAAGCTATTCTTGAATATGACAGTGTTGGAGAAGCGTCTGAGCAAACG GTATCTCTTCTGTTCTCTCTCTGGGTTGAAACTGTGAGGCCATACTTACAGATAGTGGATGAGTGGATAGTCCATGGTAATCTGTTTGATCCTGCAAAGGAATTTATCATTCAGAG aaacAAAAACGTTCCAGTTAATCACAGAGATTTTTGGTATGCTACCTACACGTTATATAGTGTGTCAGAGAAGACTGAGAATGAAGAGAAGATGAGCGATAATGCCAGCGCTAGTTCTGGCAGTGATCAGGCCCCTTCAAGCAGGCAACACACTATGGTCTCTTTTCTGAAACCTGTGCTGAAGCAAATCATCATGGCTGGAAAATCCATGCAGCTGTTGAAGAATCTTCAGTGCAAAGATGGCTCTCCACAGCAGGCTGCGTCAAGAG ATGCTGAACGAAAGAGTTTGTATACGCTGTTCTTGGAATCGGTGCAGTCTCGCCTGCGGCATGGAGAAGAGTCTGTTCCAGATATTATTACAGAACAGCAGGCCACAAAGCAGAGCCTGATAAAGATGCAGTCTATAGCAGAAAGACACTTGGAACTGGATGATGTCCATGACCCACTGCTGGCTATTAATTTTGCCAG attgTATTTGGAACAGAGTGACTTCCACGAGAAGTTTACTGGTGGAGATGTTTGCGTGGATAGATCTTCAGAATCCGTGACCTGCCAGACTTTTGAACTGACATTGAGGTCTTGCCTTTATCCCCATATAGACAAGGAATACTTGGAATGCTGTGGTAATTTAATGCAAACTTTAAAGAAGGATTATAG GCTTGTAGAATATTTGCAGGCAATGAGAAACTTCTTCTTACTTGAAGCTGGAGATACCATGTATGACTTCTATACGTCTATTTTTGACAAAATTAGAGAAAAGGAGACTTGGCAGAATGTTGCTTTCTTAAATGTTCAACTTCAGGAAGCGGTTGGGCAACGCTATCCAGAGGACAGTGCAAG GTTGTCTATATCATTTGAAAGTGTTGATACGGCAAAGAAGAAACTCCCTGTCCACACCTTAGATGGTTTGACATTAAGTTACAAG GTTCCTTGGCCTGTGGATATAGTTATAAGCTTAGAGTGCCAAAAAATTTACAATCAAGTTTTTCTGCTCTTACTGCAAATAAAGTGGGCCAAGTATAGTCTAGATGTTTTACGATTTGATG aactagtctgtgctgcagaaaaccCAGAGGCAAAGGAAGGAACTGTAGTAGAACAAAGAATGCTTCCTCTATTTGGAGTGCAAACAGAAAGtataaaacaacaaatacaTCGCATGTTCCTCTTAAGAGTGAAACTTATGCATTTTGTTAACAGCCTGCACAACTACATCATGACTAGG ATTCTTCACAGTACAGGCTTGGAGTTTCAGCATCAGGTAGAAGAAGCCAAAGATTTAGATCAGTTGATAAAGATTCATTATAGATACCTGTCTACAATCCATGATCGCTGCCTACTGAGAGAAAAG GTGAGCTTTGTGAAAGAAGCTATAATGAAAGTATTAAATTTAGTACTGATGTTTGCAGACCGCTGGCAGGCTGGTTTGGGGGCTTGGAA GATGGAATCCATAGAGAAGatggaatctgattttaaaaactgtcacATGTTTCTTGTAACTGTTCTCAACAAAGCTGTCTGTCGAGGCTCTTTTCCACACT TGGAATCTTTAGCTTTGTCACTGATGGCTGGCATGGAACAAAGTTAA
- the TUBGCP5 gene encoding gamma-tubulin complex component 5 isoform X2, with protein sequence MATPLLASPGRRSRFEQEQDRAVRALVRCVTGLPEEELGGSRFQTALNFAWSNFRFHRFLDVNSHKVERTIEGIHEKLIVHSDLGKAASWKRLTEKFLNLPLPSVEETKTDTHYSILSLLLCLSDSPSNTTYVEKPRVKEVEKEEEFDWGKYLMEGEEIYFGPGVDTPDWSGESEEEEDTQPLSREDSGIQVDRTPLEDQDPNKKTVPNVSWKVGEPDARSWLEQHVVPQYWTGRAPRFSHSLHLHSNLAAVWDHHLYTSDPLYVPEERTLVTETQVIRETLWLLSGVKKLFIFQLNDGKVAVRNDIIVTHLTHNCLRSVLEQIAAYGQVVFRLQKFIDEVMGHSPESIMHGTASTPKKTTEAPFRTYQAFMWALYKYFISFKEELTEIEKCIINKDKTVTLSIVIDKLSPRLAQLKVLHKVFSTGVAEVPPDTRNVVRASHLLNTLYKAILEYDSVGEASEQTVSLLFSLWVETVRPYLQIVDEWIVHGNLFDPAKEFIIQRNKNVPVNHRDFWYATYTLYSVSEKTENEEKMSDNASASSGSDQAPSSRQHTMVSFLKPVLKQIIMAGKSMQLLKNLQCKDGSPQQAASRDAERKSLYTLFLESVQSRLRHGEESVPDIITEQQATKQSLIKMQSIAERHLELDDVHDPLLAINFARLYLEQSDFHEKFTGGDVCVDRSSESVTCQTFELTLRSCLYPHIDKEYLECCGNLMQTLKKDYRLVEYLQAMRNFFLLEAGDTMYDFYTSIFDKIREKETWQNVAFLNVQLQEAVGQRYPEDSARLSISFESVDTAKKKLPVHTLDGLTLSYKVPWPVDIVISLECQKIYNQVFLLLLQIKWAKYSLDVLRFDELVCAAENPEAKEGTVVEQRMLPLFGVQTESIKQQIHRMFLLRVKLMHFVNSLHNYIMTRILHSTGLEFQHQVEEAKDLDQLIKIHYRYLSTIHDRCLLREKVSFVKEAIMKVLNLVLMFADRWQAGLGAWKMESIEKMESDFKNCHMFLVTVLNKAVCRGSFPHLESLALSLMAGMEQS encoded by the exons ATGGCGACGCCGCTGCTGGCCTCGCCGGGCCGCCGCAGCCGGTTCGAGCAGGAGCAGGACCGGGCCGTCCGCGCGCTGGTGCGCTGCGTGACCGGCCTGcctgaggaggagctgggcgGCTCCCGGTTCCAGACAGCGCTGAATTTCGCTTGGTCCAACTTCAG ATTTCACCGTTTTCTTGATGTGAACAGTCACAAAGTGGAGAGGACGATAGAAGG AATTCATGAAAAATTGATAGTTCATTCTGACCTTGGAAAAGCTGCAAGCTGGAAGAGACTAACAGAAAAATTTCTGAACTTGCCACTCCCAAGTGTTGAAGAAACAAAG ACAGATACACACTATTCCATACTGTctcttctgttgtgtttgtCTGATTCTCCATCCAACACCACCTATGTGGAAAAACCAAGAGTCAAAGAAGTGG aaaaggaagaagaatttgATTGGGGAAAGTATCTgatggaaggagaagaaatctACTTTGGCCCAGGTGTAGATACACCA GATTGGTCTGGAGAAagtgaagaggaggaagacacTCAGCCTTTGAGCAGAGAGGACTCTGGTATTCAAGTAGACAGGACACCTTTAGAAGACCAAGATCCAAATAAGAAAACAGTACCTAACGTTTCCTGGAAAG TTGGTGAACCCGATGCTCgcagctggctggagcagcatgTAGTTCCTCAGTACTGGACGGGAAGAGCTCCTCGCTTTTCACATAGTTTGCACTTGCATTCCAACCTGGCTGCAGTCTG GGACCACCACTTGTACACCAGTGATCCTTTATATGTGCCAGAGGAGAGAACACTAGTCACTGAAACTCAGGTTATACGGGAAACTCTCTG gcTACTTTCAGGagtgaaaaagctttttatatttCAGCTGAATGACGGAAAAGTGGCTGTGCGGAATGATATTATTGTAACTCATTTAACACAT aattGCCTGAGATCTGTATTGGAACAGATAGCGGCATATGGTCAAGTTGTGTTTAGGCTACAGAAGTTTATTGATGAAGTGATGGGACACAGCCCGGAAAGCATAATGCATGGAACAGCTTCTACTCCAAAGAAAACTACTGAAGCCCCATTCAGAACCTACCAAGCTTTTATGTGGGCcttgtataaatatttcattagctTTAAAGAAGAACTTACTGAAATTGAAAAATGCATAATCAACAAAG ataaaacagTCACACTTTCAATAGTAATAGATAAGTTGTCTCCCCggctggcacagctgaaggTGCTTCACAAAGTTTTCAGCACAGGAGTAGCGGAAGTGCCACCTGACACCAGAAATGTTGTACGAGCATCTCATCTGCTTAATACTCTCTACAAAGCTATTCTTGAATATGACAGTGTTGGAGAAGCGTCTGAGCAAACG GTATCTCTTCTGTTCTCTCTCTGGGTTGAAACTGTGAGGCCATACTTACAGATAGTGGATGAGTGGATAGTCCATGGTAATCTGTTTGATCCTGCAAAGGAATTTATCATTCAGAG aaacAAAAACGTTCCAGTTAATCACAGAGATTTTTGGTATGCTACCTACACGTTATATAGTGTGTCAGAGAAGACTGAGAATGAAGAGAAGATGAGCGATAATGCCAGCGCTAGTTCTGGCAGTGATCAGGCCCCTTCAAGCAGGCAACACACTATGGTCTCTTTTCTGAAACCTGTGCTGAAGCAAATCATCATGGCTGGAAAATCCATGCAGCTGTTGAAGAATCTTCAGTGCAAAGATGGCTCTCCACAGCAGGCTGCGTCAAGAG ATGCTGAACGAAAGAGTTTGTATACGCTGTTCTTGGAATCGGTGCAGTCTCGCCTGCGGCATGGAGAAGAGTCTGTTCCAGATATTATTACAGAACAGCAGGCCACAAAGCAGAGCCTGATAAAGATGCAGTCTATAGCAGAAAGACACTTGGAACTGGATGATGTCCATGACCCACTGCTGGCTATTAATTTTGCCAG attgTATTTGGAACAGAGTGACTTCCACGAGAAGTTTACTGGTGGAGATGTTTGCGTGGATAGATCTTCAGAATCCGTGACCTGCCAGACTTTTGAACTGACATTGAGGTCTTGCCTTTATCCCCATATAGACAAGGAATACTTGGAATGCTGTGGTAATTTAATGCAAACTTTAAAGAAGGATTATAG GCTTGTAGAATATTTGCAGGCAATGAGAAACTTCTTCTTACTTGAAGCTGGAGATACCATGTATGACTTCTATACGTCTATTTTTGACAAAATTAGAGAAAAGGAGACTTGGCAGAATGTTGCTTTCTTAAATGTTCAACTTCAGGAAGCGGTTGGGCAACGCTATCCAGAGGACAGTGCAAG GTTGTCTATATCATTTGAAAGTGTTGATACGGCAAAGAAGAAACTCCCTGTCCACACCTTAGATGGTTTGACATTAAGTTACAAG GTTCCTTGGCCTGTGGATATAGTTATAAGCTTAGAGTGCCAAAAAATTTACAATCAAGTTTTTCTGCTCTTACTGCAAATAAAGTGGGCCAAGTATAGTCTAGATGTTTTACGATTTGATG aactagtctgtgctgcagaaaaccCAGAGGCAAAGGAAGGAACTGTAGTAGAACAAAGAATGCTTCCTCTATTTGGAGTGCAAACAGAAAGtataaaacaacaaatacaTCGCATGTTCCTCTTAAGAGTGAAACTTATGCATTTTGTTAACAGCCTGCACAACTACATCATGACTAGG ATTCTTCACAGTACAGGCTTGGAGTTTCAGCATCAGGTAGAAGAAGCCAAAGATTTAGATCAGTTGATAAAGATTCATTATAGATACCTGTCTACAATCCATGATCGCTGCCTACTGAGAGAAAAG GTGAGCTTTGTGAAAGAAGCTATAATGAAAGTATTAAATTTAGTACTGATGTTTGCAGACCGCTGGCAGGCTGGTTTGGGGGCTTGGAA GATGGAATCCATAGAGAAGatggaatctgattttaaaaactgtcacATGTTTCTTGTAACTGTTCTCAACAAAGCTGTCTGTCGAGGCTCTTTTCCACACT TGGAATCTTTAGCTTTGTCACTGATGGCTGGCATGGAACAAAGTTAA
- the TUBGCP5 gene encoding gamma-tubulin complex component 5 isoform X3: MEGEEIYFGPGVDTPDWSGESEEEEDTQPLSREDSGIQVDRTPLEDQDPNKKTVPNVSWKVGEPDARSWLEQHVVPQYWTGRAPRFSHSLHLHSNLAAVWDHHLYTSDPLYVPEERTLVTETQVIRETLWLLSGVKKLFIFQLNDGKVAVRNDIIVTHLTHNCLRSVLEQIAAYGQVVFRLQKFIDEVMGHSPESIMHGTASTPKKTTEAPFRTYQAFMWALYKYFISFKEELTEIEKCIINKDKTVTLSIVIDKLSPRLAQLKVLHKVFSTGVAEVPPDTRNVVRASHLLNTLYKAILEYDSVGEASEQTVSLLFSLWVETVRPYLQIVDEWIVHGNLFDPAKEFIIQRNKNVPVNHRDFWYATYTLYSVSEKTENEEKMSDNASASSGSDQAPSSRQHTMVSFLKPVLKQIIMAGKSMQLLKNLQCKDGSPQQAASRDAERKSLYTLFLESVQSRLRHGEESVPDIITEQQATKQSLIKMQSIAERHLELDDVHDPLLAINFARLYLEQSDFHEKFTGGDVCVDRSSESVTCQTFELTLRSCLYPHIDKEYLECCGNLMQTLKKDYRLVEYLQAMRNFFLLEAGDTMYDFYTSIFDKIREKETWQNVAFLNVQLQEAVGQRYPEDSARLSISFESVDTAKKKLPVHTLDGLTLSYKVPWPVDIVISLECQKIYNQVFLLLLQIKWAKYSLDVLRFDELVCAAENPEAKEGTVVEQRMLPLFGVQTESIKQQIHRMFLLRVKLMHFVNSLHNYIMTRILHSTGLEFQHQVEEAKDLDQLIKIHYRYLSTIHDRCLLREKVSFVKEAIMKVLNLVLMFADRWQAGLGAWKMESIEKMESDFKNCHMFLVTVLNKAVCRGSFPHLESLALSLMAGMEQS; the protein is encoded by the exons atggaaggagaagaaatctACTTTGGCCCAGGTGTAGATACACCA GATTGGTCTGGAGAAagtgaagaggaggaagacacTCAGCCTTTGAGCAGAGAGGACTCTGGTATTCAAGTAGACAGGACACCTTTAGAAGACCAAGATCCAAATAAGAAAACAGTACCTAACGTTTCCTGGAAAG TTGGTGAACCCGATGCTCgcagctggctggagcagcatgTAGTTCCTCAGTACTGGACGGGAAGAGCTCCTCGCTTTTCACATAGTTTGCACTTGCATTCCAACCTGGCTGCAGTCTG GGACCACCACTTGTACACCAGTGATCCTTTATATGTGCCAGAGGAGAGAACACTAGTCACTGAAACTCAGGTTATACGGGAAACTCTCTG gcTACTTTCAGGagtgaaaaagctttttatatttCAGCTGAATGACGGAAAAGTGGCTGTGCGGAATGATATTATTGTAACTCATTTAACACAT aattGCCTGAGATCTGTATTGGAACAGATAGCGGCATATGGTCAAGTTGTGTTTAGGCTACAGAAGTTTATTGATGAAGTGATGGGACACAGCCCGGAAAGCATAATGCATGGAACAGCTTCTACTCCAAAGAAAACTACTGAAGCCCCATTCAGAACCTACCAAGCTTTTATGTGGGCcttgtataaatatttcattagctTTAAAGAAGAACTTACTGAAATTGAAAAATGCATAATCAACAAAG ataaaacagTCACACTTTCAATAGTAATAGATAAGTTGTCTCCCCggctggcacagctgaaggTGCTTCACAAAGTTTTCAGCACAGGAGTAGCGGAAGTGCCACCTGACACCAGAAATGTTGTACGAGCATCTCATCTGCTTAATACTCTCTACAAAGCTATTCTTGAATATGACAGTGTTGGAGAAGCGTCTGAGCAAACG GTATCTCTTCTGTTCTCTCTCTGGGTTGAAACTGTGAGGCCATACTTACAGATAGTGGATGAGTGGATAGTCCATGGTAATCTGTTTGATCCTGCAAAGGAATTTATCATTCAGAG aaacAAAAACGTTCCAGTTAATCACAGAGATTTTTGGTATGCTACCTACACGTTATATAGTGTGTCAGAGAAGACTGAGAATGAAGAGAAGATGAGCGATAATGCCAGCGCTAGTTCTGGCAGTGATCAGGCCCCTTCAAGCAGGCAACACACTATGGTCTCTTTTCTGAAACCTGTGCTGAAGCAAATCATCATGGCTGGAAAATCCATGCAGCTGTTGAAGAATCTTCAGTGCAAAGATGGCTCTCCACAGCAGGCTGCGTCAAGAG ATGCTGAACGAAAGAGTTTGTATACGCTGTTCTTGGAATCGGTGCAGTCTCGCCTGCGGCATGGAGAAGAGTCTGTTCCAGATATTATTACAGAACAGCAGGCCACAAAGCAGAGCCTGATAAAGATGCAGTCTATAGCAGAAAGACACTTGGAACTGGATGATGTCCATGACCCACTGCTGGCTATTAATTTTGCCAG attgTATTTGGAACAGAGTGACTTCCACGAGAAGTTTACTGGTGGAGATGTTTGCGTGGATAGATCTTCAGAATCCGTGACCTGCCAGACTTTTGAACTGACATTGAGGTCTTGCCTTTATCCCCATATAGACAAGGAATACTTGGAATGCTGTGGTAATTTAATGCAAACTTTAAAGAAGGATTATAG GCTTGTAGAATATTTGCAGGCAATGAGAAACTTCTTCTTACTTGAAGCTGGAGATACCATGTATGACTTCTATACGTCTATTTTTGACAAAATTAGAGAAAAGGAGACTTGGCAGAATGTTGCTTTCTTAAATGTTCAACTTCAGGAAGCGGTTGGGCAACGCTATCCAGAGGACAGTGCAAG GTTGTCTATATCATTTGAAAGTGTTGATACGGCAAAGAAGAAACTCCCTGTCCACACCTTAGATGGTTTGACATTAAGTTACAAG GTTCCTTGGCCTGTGGATATAGTTATAAGCTTAGAGTGCCAAAAAATTTACAATCAAGTTTTTCTGCTCTTACTGCAAATAAAGTGGGCCAAGTATAGTCTAGATGTTTTACGATTTGATG aactagtctgtgctgcagaaaaccCAGAGGCAAAGGAAGGAACTGTAGTAGAACAAAGAATGCTTCCTCTATTTGGAGTGCAAACAGAAAGtataaaacaacaaatacaTCGCATGTTCCTCTTAAGAGTGAAACTTATGCATTTTGTTAACAGCCTGCACAACTACATCATGACTAGG ATTCTTCACAGTACAGGCTTGGAGTTTCAGCATCAGGTAGAAGAAGCCAAAGATTTAGATCAGTTGATAAAGATTCATTATAGATACCTGTCTACAATCCATGATCGCTGCCTACTGAGAGAAAAG GTGAGCTTTGTGAAAGAAGCTATAATGAAAGTATTAAATTTAGTACTGATGTTTGCAGACCGCTGGCAGGCTGGTTTGGGGGCTTGGAA GATGGAATCCATAGAGAAGatggaatctgattttaaaaactgtcacATGTTTCTTGTAACTGTTCTCAACAAAGCTGTCTGTCGAGGCTCTTTTCCACACT TGGAATCTTTAGCTTTGTCACTGATGGCTGGCATGGAACAAAGTTAA